The genomic DNA CGTACGACAATGTCATTCTGAAAAACGGCTTCGAGAGTCTCATTTATTGGAACACCTTTGGCTCGCCGGTGGACTGGCCCTATGCTTTTCTGCAGACCGACTATGACGGCGTAATGCCAGACCTGTTCGGGCATGCCTTTGCCGGCAGTAACGGTTACCCGGGGCTTCCCCCGATGGGACCGATTGCTCACTATGAGTTCCATTTCACCGGCCAGGACGGCGGTTATTTCAGTATCGATTCGGTATTCATCAATGACCCCTCTTTCGATTGGGATTTCGAGGTGCCGTCAATCTTCACCGGGCTGAGTCTTCCGATTGCCACTCCTCCTGACCTGCCCCCGGTCATCGACAATTGCCCGTCATCATTGACCACGCCGCATCATTTGAACTTCAGCTATGACTTCAACGGGCACGACCCGGATGGCACCTCCGGGGGGATAACATTTGAGAAAATCTCCGGTCCGGGAACAATTAATGCCGCTACCGGCCTCTGGACCTATAATCCTCCTTGCTCCGATGTCGGATTGCCGCTGACGCTCACGGTCTGCGTCAAAGATGCCAATAATCCCTGCCCGACCGGGATGGAATGCAATGTCAGTCTGACCGTTACCAATTCCGCTCCCGTAATAGGGGCGATCTGCGGTGACACCTCAGGGGTTACCGAAGCGGGCAGTTCCATACAACTGACTGCCACTGACCCCAATGGAGGCAGCGATACCAAATATTGGACTCTTTTAGGGGTAACACCGATTCCGGTTGGCAGTTACAATTTGAGTAGTTCCGGCCTGCTGACCTTTGACCCGGCCGTTTCGGAAGTGGGGAGGACCTATCGATTCACGGTTCGGGTGACCGATTGCGCCGGAGCCTTTGCGGAATGTGACCTATTCCTTAATGTCATCACGTACATGTGCGGCGATGCCAGCGGCGATCAGCATCTGAGCATTCTCGATATCACCCATTTAATCTGTTACATTTTTAGAGGGGGAC from Candidatus Zixiibacteriota bacterium includes the following:
- a CDS encoding Ig-like domain-containing protein, with the translated sequence MRRFLFLLILLTAILPGEEANGQGDTLFITARIPEQFLFGSPDTIIAGDFYLEIVWNYIWTTVPYRDTLLGGCFVLEVDGNGVSKRTVSGALPSPYDNVILKNGFESLIYWNTFGSPVDWPYAFLQTDYDGVMPDLFGHAFAGSNGYPGLPPMGPIAHYEFHFTGQDGGYFSIDSVFINDPSFDWDFEVPSIFTGLSLPIATPPDLPPVIDNCPSSLTTPHHLNFSYDFNGHDPDGTSGGITFEKISGPGTINAATGLWTYNPPCSDVGLPLTLTVCVKDANNPCPTGMECNVSLTVTNSAPVIGAICGDTSGVTEAGSSIQLTATDPNGGSDTKYWTLLGVTPIPVGSYNLSSSGLLTFDPAVSEVGRTYRFTVRVTDCAGAFAECDLFLNVITYMCGDASGDQHLSILDITHLICYIFRGGPAPIPMEAGDANGDGQVRLLDLVYMINYLYKGGPAPICP